In a single window of the Gossypium hirsutum isolate 1008001.06 chromosome D02, Gossypium_hirsutum_v2.1, whole genome shotgun sequence genome:
- the LOC107909865 gene encoding ranBP2-type zinc finger protein At1g67325 isoform X1 yields MSQVDNRNSSAAKRARTDGSRREDDWTCPSCGNVNFSFRTTCNMRNCTQPRPAVHNSKSASKPLQAPQSYLSSAPYVGSGAPSSMYLGVPPYGSSLFNGSSIPPYEAPFSGGSAYHYNYGSRLSGGSPFRLLHMPSGPPPYSSGPMIGNGIGGIYGVPPLMDRYGLGLPMAPPPMGPRPGFFPDDKLQKKDATRDDDWTCPKCGNINFSFRTVCNMRKCNTPKPGSQTPKSDKSSKQKMPEGSWKCEKCSNINYPFRTKCNRQNCGTEKPAESKKSPSPTVNENDQ; encoded by the exons ATGTCTCAG GTTGATAATAGAAACTCTTCTGCAGCGAAGCGAGCTAGAACCGATG GCAGTCGTAGGGAAGATGATTGGACATGCCCTAGTTGCGGGAATGTCAATTTTTCATTTAGAACTACTTGCAATATGCGCAATTGCACTCAACCCAGGCCAGCTGTTCATAATTCA AAATCTGCCAGCAAGCCTCTCCAGGCGCCACAGAGTTATTTGTCATCTGCTCCATATGTAGGTTCTGGAGCACCATCTTCTATGTATCTCGGTGTACCACCTTATGGTTCTTCCCTCTTCAATGGTTCCTCTATTCCTCCATATGAAGCACCTTTTTCTGGAGGATCGGCTTATCATTACAATTATGGCAGTCGTCTTTCTGGTGGCAGTCCCTTTCGGCTGCTCCATATGCCTTCTGGACCACCCCCTTATTCTAGTGGGCCTATGATAGGGAATGGTATTG gTGGGATTTATGGTGTGCCCCCTTTGATGGACCGGTATGGCTTGGGGTTGCCCATGGCCCCTCCTCCAATG GGACCAAGGCCAGGATTTTTTCCGGATGATAAATTACAGAAAAAAG ATGCTACTCGTGATGATGATTGGACATGCCCAAAATGTGGGAATATTAACTTCTCTTTCAGAACTGTCTGTAACATGCGGAAATGCAATACGCCTAAGCCCGGATCTCAG ACTCCAAAGTCTGATAAAAGTTCAA AACAAAAGATGCCAGAAGGAAGCTGGAAGTGTGAGAAATGTAGCAATATTAACTATCCTTTTAGGACAAAGTGCAACAGACAAAATTGTGGGACTGAGAAACCAGCTGAATCAAAGAAGTCGCCCTCCCCAACAGTGAATGAAAATGATCAG TGA
- the LOC107909865 gene encoding ranBP2-type zinc finger protein At1g67325 isoform X2, giving the protein MSQVDNRNSSAAKRARTDGSRREDDWTCPSCGNVNFSFRTTCNMRNCTQPRPAVHNSKSASKPLQAPQSYLSSAPYVGSGAPSSMYLGVPPYGSSLFNGSSIPPYEAPFSGGSAYHYNYGSRLSGGSPFRLLHMPSGPPPYSSGPMIGNGGIYGVPPLMDRYGLGLPMAPPPMGPRPGFFPDDKLQKKDATRDDDWTCPKCGNINFSFRTVCNMRKCNTPKPGSQTPKSDKSSKQKMPEGSWKCEKCSNINYPFRTKCNRQNCGTEKPAESKKSPSPTVNENDQ; this is encoded by the exons ATGTCTCAG GTTGATAATAGAAACTCTTCTGCAGCGAAGCGAGCTAGAACCGATG GCAGTCGTAGGGAAGATGATTGGACATGCCCTAGTTGCGGGAATGTCAATTTTTCATTTAGAACTACTTGCAATATGCGCAATTGCACTCAACCCAGGCCAGCTGTTCATAATTCA AAATCTGCCAGCAAGCCTCTCCAGGCGCCACAGAGTTATTTGTCATCTGCTCCATATGTAGGTTCTGGAGCACCATCTTCTATGTATCTCGGTGTACCACCTTATGGTTCTTCCCTCTTCAATGGTTCCTCTATTCCTCCATATGAAGCACCTTTTTCTGGAGGATCGGCTTATCATTACAATTATGGCAGTCGTCTTTCTGGTGGCAGTCCCTTTCGGCTGCTCCATATGCCTTCTGGACCACCCCCTTATTCTAGTGGGCCTATGATAGGGAATG gTGGGATTTATGGTGTGCCCCCTTTGATGGACCGGTATGGCTTGGGGTTGCCCATGGCCCCTCCTCCAATG GGACCAAGGCCAGGATTTTTTCCGGATGATAAATTACAGAAAAAAG ATGCTACTCGTGATGATGATTGGACATGCCCAAAATGTGGGAATATTAACTTCTCTTTCAGAACTGTCTGTAACATGCGGAAATGCAATACGCCTAAGCCCGGATCTCAG ACTCCAAAGTCTGATAAAAGTTCAA AACAAAAGATGCCAGAAGGAAGCTGGAAGTGTGAGAAATGTAGCAATATTAACTATCCTTTTAGGACAAAGTGCAACAGACAAAATTGTGGGACTGAGAAACCAGCTGAATCAAAGAAGTCGCCCTCCCCAACAGTGAATGAAAATGATCAG TGA